The Vigna angularis cultivar LongXiaoDou No.4 chromosome 6, ASM1680809v1, whole genome shotgun sequence genome contains the following window.
TGTTTGTCAAATCTGCTTCTACTTCTTTTACTGCATTATTTGTTTAGGTGgatgatattgttttaattagcAATGATATGGCAGAAATTATTCATCTTAAGCACATCTTAGataccaaatttaaaatcaaagacCTAGGATCTTTAAGATACATTCTTGGTCTTGAAATTGCAAGGTCCAAATCTGGAATTCAcatgaattagagaaaatatattcttgAACTTCTCGATATTGGTTTGATTGGTTCTAAACCTACTAACACTCCTTCTGATCCTTCTATTAAACATATGGCAAATCATGGACAACTTTTATCTAATGTTGCTGGTTACTGGCAGTTAGTTGGCAAACTTTTGCATCGCACCATCATCAAGCAAGATATTGATTATGTGTACAACAACTCAGTCAATTTCTATGCAAACCTCTTGATACTTATTACAATGCTGCTCAAAGAATCTTTCATTACCTCAATGGATCCCCTGCTCATGGCTTGTTCTTCTTTGTTTCATCAAACCTTAGACTCTCGGCCTTTGCCAATTCAGATGAGCTTGCTGTTTGGATACCAGAAAGTCTATCATTGGCTTTTGAGTTTTTGTTGACTATTCATTGATCTCTTGGAAATCAAAGAAGCAGACTACTGTTTCCTTTATGTAAGATACCTTTTTCTCAATTTGAATACAATGAGAATTCTTGCAAAATGTGAGAACTAAGAAAACTGTTGTGTCTGCAACCTCTATATAATATAACAACTCAACAACTATTTTCTACTTTCTTTAAGATCAATAGTAGAACAACAACTATATcaaaaatctttcttttcttttcttttcttttcttgcttcATCCACagcttttcaaaataaacataaacaccagatgaattatatttactaTGAACTGCAATGAGTTGTTACAGTGgtaatgataattaaaatctaaatattatctATGTGTAGGTATATCTAAATCCCCAGTTGTCAACGTCACCCTTCCACTTTGTCTCTCTATCTCCCACCCTTCATTTTGCTTCCCTTGTCAATGGATGGTTATGGTCTTCCTTGCTCCCATGCCACCCCAACTATCTCTTCTTACATTGGATCTTCACCCCCTTATGTCCCcctcctcctcttctttctcATTTCCACTCTCTCATGACCAACCATCACTTCAAACACTCCATTCTCTCAGTTTTTCTCATgccatcaccatcttcatcttcctctgcaTATTCCCTTTAAAATTCTTACATGGTATCGAACTTCATGGTCTCTATCATAGTCCCCTTATTCCTCTTCTCCTTGTTTGTTGTTCATGTTTCCTCTTGTAGTCAGATTGATAAACTCTCCCTCTTGGCTTTCTCTGGGAACATATCCACCTGTCCACCTTTTCCTTCTCTGAATTGGTCTGATTCTCTTGACTGCTGTGCTTGGGAAGGCATTACTTGTGATGGGGATCTTAGAGTCACACATCTTTTGCTACCTTCTAGAGGTCTCACTGGCTTCATCTCCCCCTTTCTCACAaacctctcttctctctcttacCTTAATCTCTCCCATAACAGATTATCTGGTGGTCTCCAGCACCAGCTTTTTTCATTGCTCAGTCACTTGGTGGTTCTTGATTTGAGCTACAATCATCTGTGTGGTGAATTGCCACCTTTTGTCGGTGATAACAGTGGCAAAAAGTAGCAGTGGTGCTGCTATCCAGGAGCTGGATTTGTCCAGCAACTTTTTCAACGTAATCGCCTTAaagtgaaatattaaaatattaggCTTGTTTTGATATTAGTTAACATGTCTGGTCCTGACTTAAGCTAACATGATGGATAATAATTGTGTGAAAGGTGCCTTTGGGTTCACAAATTATcaacaataaattattattattgtcaatATGTTTATGGAAATTACAAGTAGAAAGAACAACGTCAACAAATTTATTAGTGTGTGTCAGGGGTTTGCATGAAGAAGAAGCAATGATATCATAGTATTTAGAAAACATGACTTTGATGTTGCATTGCTTccaaataaatatgaaaatgttgATGTCAAAATTTCactatgttttaaaattactcttttttaattagtaagacttttcttaaaagaaatacatattattttgataaattttcaccaaaattttatcttaaataatatgaagaaataaaaaaataatataaagataaaagttGATTTAAATATTAGTATCAGATATCTCTTTAAAAGGTATATAATGTTAAGACAATCTATCGTgagaaaaattacatatttattattaatatatgataaCATCTCTTTTGTTAAGTATTAAGAAGATATCACTTTATCAAAGGTATCTggtatacttttatttattcttttaattgaaAGTGTAATTCCAATACagtagtttatttttatttacactaGTTTTGAAAAAGTAGAAAACCCATTTGATGCTAACACTAGTTTTGACTAGTTTGctctcaaatttggtatcaccACTGATTTAACATTTCTCTTATTCCAGTACTGTTTCCAgcattttattatctttctttaGTTGACTGCCCCTCtattactttattataaattgatatgtgATGTTCTTTCTTTTGTAGTTGTACTCGGTACCAGCAATCCAGTATAGAACAAGTCATTTTGACAATCAACCAAAGCTCCTAGTAAGACCTAAACCTTCAAATAATGATCCTTTTGCAAATGTATGCTTATGCAACTGTATGTAACATATTAGGAGGGTTATTTAGTTCtttaaatgttgattttttaattaaaattatttagctAAGCAATTAAACACATCAAGCACTATCTACTGTAATTTGATATTTCTTTAACTATGCTAGGTTGTAGTGAAAGTTTTAGCTCAACTTGTAGGTTGGCCAATATCCTTCTATCTTGAAAgcttaaaacaatattgtacatagtgattaatataaaacaataacattGTACATAGTGATTTACATGTACAAAACAAGTATTAAGATAGAGACATGTTGAAAAACATTCTAAGATATTGTGTAGAGAAGAGGacctaaattaatttaggttATTGTTTAGGAAGCCATTTGATAGGGCACGTGTCCTACTATGGAGACGTGTATTAACCATTGGCTAATTGTTTTGTAATCGATTTATGTACAGAACATGGATGATGCTCAACCAAATCGTTCATGGATGTACGATAGGTGTCATAGAGGAAGAGGTGCTTTGAAAGAGTCTTTTGTATTGGGtgttgaagagtttataagtAAAGCTTGTGAACAAGAACGTTATCGTAGAGACGGGGGTCTTCGATGTCCATGTTTAAAGTGCGATTGTACAAAGATTCTGCACGAAAGAGTTGTAAAGGTTCACCTTTACAAGAACGGTTTCAAgcctaattatttcatttgggaGGATCATGGGGAAAGAATGCTAGAAGATGATGTACAGAATCATGAAAGTTGGATGGCTGTAGAGACGGAACGTGGTCAAATTAACCAATTTCAAACAATGGAAGACATGGTGCATGATGCTCTTAGGCAAAATGAGTCGTGTCAAGCATCTACTTCTAATAACATTGAAGAGGCTCCGAATGAAGAAACACAAAGgttttttaattctttgttGGATGCAAACCAACCGTTGTATGAAGGAGCATCAGATTCGAAATTATCAATGTGTGTCAGACTATTAGCTTGCAAGTCAAATTGGAATATTCCTAACCAATGCATagattttattgcaaaaatggtTATGGATGC
Protein-coding sequences here:
- the LOC128197480 gene encoding uncharacterized protein LOC128197480; amino-acid sequence: MDDAQPNRSWMYDRCHRGRGALKESFVLGVEEFISKACEQERYRRDGGLRCPCLKCDCTKILHERVVKVHLYKNGFKPNYFIWEDHGERMLEDDVQNHESWMAVETERGQINQFQTMEDMVHDALRQNESCQASTSNNIEEAPNEETQRFFNSLLDANQPLYEGASDSKLSMCVRLLACKSNWNIPNQCIDFIAKMVMDATPIKSGLPKTYYDANKCVSKLGLQS